From a single Accipiter gentilis chromosome 10, bAccGen1.1, whole genome shotgun sequence genomic region:
- the CEP152 gene encoding centrosomal protein of 152 kDa isoform X1, translating to MSLDFDSGALQTQHEDEDYDQEDYAREQELQQLLTDLPHDMLEDSGDQLSSYSDCSIHETEEQSHESGKHDGRWNDHQLISDRQNGYEQVQDLYPEQFLCDQQNDRVEKHGKNWNDLHNDEEKKHLYDVKDDYCGQNGQEDPDDVYLGRDGFNAPSCYQQNNVYHLSENFRPYTNGHKPEFNNLQSKIINFPDAPKEHLKQFVASDIVSGQSPESYKVTYKPYQNGIHQKIPVIQEGTRKNEVFEDLQHEFLGNDDNSSESMQILQLQVLNKARERQLEELNEKLEKSAQQIRYLNHQLSMVKDEKDGLAVSLHESQKLYQNGKEREVHLEGQIKALETQIQTLTTNEEQILKQSKVAEVAMESMQKQLLELQRSDALQRAREQHEAIISALKQKYEKQVLSLEQKLDTTKSALQEQKELCKNLGDYVKQLEKMLEETKCEKTEIINRLTRSLEESQKQCANLLQTGSMQETNQLRFQLQQAQSAHMISNNMNKALQEELMELKEEIALYESAAKLGVFLNDAGGELHTNLGDSYVDLGIKKIAGKKPRFCSAIQKRDMDEELSKDEIIVELKAELERLLSSNKMKRNQITQLQNDLKDCQKTLEEYKQLLKAEKASKESEPVTNPNDKLAASPLVSDNLKEEVLRLRKANETLLQEVENRTSTIEELKESEEKLKSLNQDLCCQMRKMVQDFDQDKQEAIDRCERTYQQHHEDTKAHFEKDLMERYAAEKQQLIQTYEETISQFKVNIDELNREVTAVKECYIGVCAEKDTLEATLRQKFEQEQQLKEEKLKKRLLEEKEDSLNLLRTELEERHNSSMIAAKRQWLEEKEQQVEEEVALAKVHWEKEEKENKEQAFAKIQREWQSRLEETRRTVVECNDCSSQTDQVTVVDEASTKELEGIVGVQRLQIQKALKENMASEEALKEFEIELENKYRKNLASQVDAALTQAHARWLQELTDLKEYKVNLKIEQEKWEKEHKETAAKQLALVLSAAEEKWKKEYENTEMSGPRMKELEEKVISLKKELELKKEEIPAAIKAELAKARAQWNKEKQEEILQIQEQNERDYRSFLDDHRNRIKEVLAAAKEDLAKQKNDLSIQKQAEIKMLLDQKQREWEAQEAKRLKDEINRYEEKTLLELEYLLSEIHEELVKCTHSKHSWKDKCFDACVQLNHQCKDKLKACLQKAYRTTVHTILEKKEREWKEKYEELVSNVNKEAYSCLQRGEGETGDVTRPPVYNVGHQEVQGRLRRRPPLQETGTDKGQKCTKRNLGSQENFCCEHCCQELEKREAVCQDLKRELEIARKHLQLAVKECEAKSEQIQENEKVLQALVAENSEMKTKLKDLGTPPRSLSKGGVSKPCTSCDSVKGLEEMRAQYIKAVSKIKCDMLCYIRESKERAAEMIKVEVLRERQETARKMRKYYLTCLQQLLTDNGKHEGAEKKIMNAASKLATMAKGLETPLRHILQSKSTCSALLLNSDLPQGVEYSKRDCMLQTRSNCMESKSCSESITKKANDKVAQKCLLHDLRQQFDTMQTETQHMLHETVTSNIQNGNNSKNLDGASRDALPEFYPNENGRREKYSPIINVDKGLMCATSTIAHQNAPPSAFQVTIENMHAPSFTSGHAISGPTHHMLKSKNDRTVLKEDKCVQSRGKWKAKSKRTQEFDFQESPEREEGSSSEWSSVNGSLRLDGSDTPLMNLEQKASTNVQAQTAYCEEFPHIRSFSPADENVVTTRKDTSNGNGKILSTKSSTEVCSRGHLITNPEHTSFLNSDKSNSAVTQLDVLPDSNVGKRCNKCLEKNSVGSPVSSAR from the exons ATGTCCCTTGACTTTGACAGTGGAGCTCTACAAACTCAACATGAAGATGAAGACTATGACCAAGAGGATTATGCAAGAGAACAAGAG ttgcAACAACTATTGACAGACCTTCCCCATGATATGCTGGAGGACAGTGGAGACCAGCTCTCCAGCTATTCAGACTGTAGCATTCATGAGACTGAGGAGCA ATCACATGAGTCTGGGAAGCATGATGGAAGGTGGAATGATCATCAATTGATAAGTGATCGTCAAAAT GGTTATGAACAAGTGCAAGATCTGTACCCTGAACAATTCTTGTGTGACCAGCAGAATGATCGTGttgaaaaacatggaaagaattGGAATGACCTACATAACGATGAAGAGAAGAAACATTTATATGACGTTAAAGATGATTACTGTGGCCAGAATGGTCAAGAGGATCCTGATGATGTGTATCTTGGTAGAGATGGGTTTAATGCTCCAAGTTGCTACCAACAGAACAATGTGTATCATCTTTCTGAAAACTTCAGGCCATATACAAATGGCCATAAACCAGAATTTAACAATctgcaaagtaaaataataaattttccAGATGCTCCAAAGGAACATCTTAAG CAATTTGTTGCATCTGATATTGTCAGTGGCCAATCACCAGAATCTTACAAAGTAACTTATAAACCATACCAAAATGGCATTCATCAAAAAATTCCAGTAATCcaagaaggaacaagaaaaaatgaagtgtTTGAAGATTTGCAACATGAATTCTTGGGCAATGATGATA ATTCTTCAGAAAGTATGCAGATTCTTCAACTTCAAGTTCTAAATAAAGCGAGAGAAAGACAACTGGAAGAACTTAATGAAAAGCTAGAAAAGAGTGCACAGCAGATTAGGTACTTGAATCATCAGCTTTCAATGGTCAAAG ATGAAAAGGATGGTTTGGCTGTTAGTCTTCATGAATCTCAAAAACTCTATCAGAATGGAAAGGAACGGGAAGTGCATCTTGAAGGTCAAATAAAGGCCCTTGAAACTCAAATTCAGACTCTTACTACCAATGAGGAGCAG ATATTGAAGCAATCAAAAGTGGCAGAGGTAGCCATGGAAAGCATGCAGAAGCAGCTGTTAGAACTTCAGCGATCAGATGCCCTTCAACGAGCCAGAGAACAACATGAGGCCATTATTTCGGCACTCAAGCAGAAGTATGAAAAGCAAGTATTATCATTAGAGCAGAAACTTGATACTACAAAATCTGCACTCCAAGAGCAG AAAGAGCTTTGCAAAAATCTAGGAGACTATGTTAAGCAACTTGAAAAAATGCTGGAAGAAACCAAATGCgaaaaaactgaaataataaatcGACTGACAAGAAGCCTAGAAGAAAGTCAAAAGCAATGTGCAAATTTACTGCAAACAG GCTCGATGCAGGAGACAAATCAGTTACGGTTTCAATTGCAACAAGCTCAGTCTGCGCACATGATAAGCAATAACATGAACAAGGCTTTGCAg GAAGAATTAATGGAACTGAAGGAAGAAATAGCTTTGTATGAATCTGCTGCCAAGCTTGGAGTATTTTTGAATGATGCGGGTGGAGAGCTGCATACGAACCTGGGTGATTCCTATGTAGatttgggaattaaaaaaatcGCTGGGAAGAAACCAAGGTTCTGCAG TGCAATACAGAAGAGAGACATGGATGAAGAGCTCTCTAAAGATGAAATTATTGTAGAATTAAAAGCTGAGCTGGAACGTTTATTGAGCAGTAATAAAATGAAGAGAAACCAGATTACCCAATTACAAAATGATCTTAAAGATTGCCAGAAGACattagaggaatacaagcagttgttgaaagcagaaaaagcatcaAAAGAGTCAGAG cCTGTCACAAATCCGAATGATAAGTTGGCGGCCAGTCCTTTGGTTTCTGATAATCTTAAGGAAGAAGTTCTGAGACTCAGAAAGGCTAATGAAACTTTGCTGCAAGAAGTTGAG AACCGTACTTCAACTATTGAAGAACTGAAAGAAAGTGaggaaaaattgaaaagcttAAATCAAGATCTCTGTTGTCAGATGAGAAAGATGGTTCAGGATTTTGATCAGGATAAACAAGAAGCCATTGACAG GTGTGAAAGAACTTACCAGCAACATCATGAAGATACAAAAGCACATTTTGAGAAAGACCTGATGGAGAGGTATGctgcagaaaaacagcagcttATTCAAACTTATGAAGAGACAATCTCGCAATTCAA GGTTAACATAGATGAGCTCAACAGAGAGGTGACTGCAGTGAAGGAATGTTACATTGGAGTCTGTGCGGAGAAGGACACCTTGGAAGCTACTTTAAGGCAGAAATTTgagcaagagcagcagctgaaggaagagaag ctCAAGAAACGgctactagaagaaaaagaagactcTCTTAACCTTTTGAGGACTGAGCTTGAAGAGAGACACAACAGTTCTATGATAGCAGCAAAGAGGCAGTggctggaagaaaaagaacagcaggTTGAAGAGGAAGTTGCATTAGCCAAAGTTCactgggagaaggaagaaaaagag aataaAGAACAAGCCTTTGCAAAAATACAAAGGGAATGGCAAAGTAGGCTGGAAGAAACGAGAAGAACTGTAGTTGAATGTAATGACTGCAGCAGCCAAACTGACCAAGTAACAGTTGTGGATGAAGCTTCAACTAAAGAATTAGAAGGGATTGTTGGAGTCCAAAGGCTGCAGATCCAGAAGGCTCTGAAAGAAAATATGGCCTCTGAAGAGGCCTTAAAAGAGTTTGAAAtagaactggaaaataaatacCGTAAAAATCTTGCCAGCCAG GTAGATGCAGCTTTAACCCAAGCTCATGCCAGGTGGCTGCAAGAATTAACAGACCTCAAAGAGTACAAAGTAAATCTAAAGATAGaacaagaaaaatgggaaaaggaacaCAAAGAGACTGCAGCAAAGCAG TTAGCCCTAGTTCTGTCAGCTgctgaagagaaatggaagaaagaataTGAGAATACAGAGATGTCTGGACCAAGAATGAAAGAACTTGAAGAAAAGGTAATTTCTCTCAAGAAGGAATTGGagctaaagaaagaagaaatccctGCAGCTATCAAAGCAGAACTAGCAAAAGCCCGTGCTCAGtggaacaaagaaaagcaagaagaaatctTGCAGATACAAGAGCAAAATGAGAGAGACTACCGATCATTCTTAGATGATCATAGAAACAGAATTAAAGAGGTACTTGCAGCAGCAAAGGAGGAtcttgcaaagcagaaaaatgacCTCTCCATTcagaaacaggcagaaataaaGATGTTACTAGACCAAAAGCAGCGAGAATGGGAGGCTCAGGAAGCAAAGAGACTGAAAGATGAAATTAATCGGTATGAGGAGAAGACTCTGCTTGAGCTTGAGTACTTGTTGAGTGAAATCCATGAAGAGCTAGTCAAGTGCACACATAGTAAGCATTCTTGGAAGGATAAGTGTTTTGATGCTTGTGTTCAATTAAACCACCAGTGCAAAGACAAACTGAAGGCTTGCTTACAAAAGGCCTACAGAACCACAGTTCACACgattctggaaaagaaagagcGAGAATGGAAAGAG AAATATGAAGAGCTAGTGAGTAATGTAAATAAAGAAGCATACTCTTGCCTACAACGTGGTGAAGGAGAAACTGGGGACGTGACAAGACCTCCTGTGTACAATGTTGGACACCAAGAAGTGCAAGGGAGGCTAAGGAGACGGCCACCCTTGCAGGAAACTGGAACAGACAAAG GTCAGAAATGTACAAAAAGGAACCTTGGGTCTCAGGAAAATTTTTGCTGTGAACACTGCTGCCAGGAGCTTGAAAAAAGAGAGGCTGTGTGCCAGGACTTAAAAAGAGAGCTGGAGATAGCCCGCAAACATCTTCAGCTTGCTGTGAAAGAATGTGAAGCTAAGTCAGAACAAATACAAG AAAATGAGAAGGTTCTACAAGCTCTAGTTGCAGAAAACTCTGAGATGAAGACTAAACTGAAAGACCTGGGAACACCaccaag ATCACTGTCAAAGGGAGGCGTCTCAAAACCTTGTACATCCTGTGACTCTGTGAAAGGGCTAGAAGAAATGCGTGCTCAGTACATTAAAGCTGTGAGCAAGATTAAGT GTGACATGCTTTGTTATATCCGTGAAAGTAAGGAGCGAGCTGCTGAAATGATTAAAGTGGAGGTTTTAAGAGAGCGCCAAGAAACGGCACGGAAAATGCGTAAATACTATTTGACATGCCTTCAACAACTTCTTACTGATAATGGGAAACACGAAGG agctgaaaagaaaataatgaatgctGCCAGTAAGCTTGCTACGATGGCTAAAGGACTTGAAACACCTCTTCGACACATTCTCCAAAGCAAATCTACCTGCTCAG CTCTGCTGTTAAATTCTGATCTACCACAGGGAGTCGAGTACTCAAAAAGAGATTGCATGCTTCAGACAAGGTCAAACTGTATGGAAAGCAAATCATGTAGTGAAAGCATTACCAAAAAAGCCAATGATAAAGTCGCCCAGAAATGTCTACTACATGACTTGAGACAGCAGTTTGATACAATGCAGACTGAAACTCAACATATGCTTCATGAAACAGTGACTTCAAATATTCAGAATGGGAATAATTCTAAAAATCTGGATGGTGCTTCAAGAGATGCTCTGCCAGAGTTTTATccaaatgaaaatggaagaagagaaaaatacagccCCATCATAAATGTAGACAAAGGACTCATGTGTGCTACTAGTACTATAGCACATCAGAACGCTCCTCCATCTGCTTTTCAAGTAACAATAGAAAATATGCATGCACCCAGCTTTACAAGTGGCCATGCCATCTCTGGGCCAACTCATCATATGCTTAAGAGCAAGAATGATAGAACAGTCTTGAAGGAGGATAAATGTGTCCAGTCACGTGGAAAATGGAAAGCTAAATCTAAAAGAACTCAGGAATTTG
- the CEP152 gene encoding centrosomal protein of 152 kDa isoform X2: MLQRNILSGQSPESYKVTYKPYQNGIHQKIPVIQEGTRKNEVFEDLQHEFLGNDDNSSESMQILQLQVLNKARERQLEELNEKLEKSAQQIRYLNHQLSMVKDEKDGLAVSLHESQKLYQNGKEREVHLEGQIKALETQIQTLTTNEEQILKQSKVAEVAMESMQKQLLELQRSDALQRAREQHEAIISALKQKYEKQVLSLEQKLDTTKSALQEQKELCKNLGDYVKQLEKMLEETKCEKTEIINRLTRSLEESQKQCANLLQTGSMQETNQLRFQLQQAQSAHMISNNMNKALQEELMELKEEIALYESAAKLGVFLNDAGGELHTNLGDSYVDLGIKKIAGKKPRFCSAIQKRDMDEELSKDEIIVELKAELERLLSSNKMKRNQITQLQNDLKDCQKTLEEYKQLLKAEKASKESEPVTNPNDKLAASPLVSDNLKEEVLRLRKANETLLQEVENRTSTIEELKESEEKLKSLNQDLCCQMRKMVQDFDQDKQEAIDRCERTYQQHHEDTKAHFEKDLMERYAAEKQQLIQTYEETISQFKVNIDELNREVTAVKECYIGVCAEKDTLEATLRQKFEQEQQLKEEKLKKRLLEEKEDSLNLLRTELEERHNSSMIAAKRQWLEEKEQQVEEEVALAKVHWEKEEKENKEQAFAKIQREWQSRLEETRRTVVECNDCSSQTDQVTVVDEASTKELEGIVGVQRLQIQKALKENMASEEALKEFEIELENKYRKNLASQVDAALTQAHARWLQELTDLKEYKVNLKIEQEKWEKEHKETAAKQLALVLSAAEEKWKKEYENTEMSGPRMKELEEKVISLKKELELKKEEIPAAIKAELAKARAQWNKEKQEEILQIQEQNERDYRSFLDDHRNRIKEVLAAAKEDLAKQKNDLSIQKQAEIKMLLDQKQREWEAQEAKRLKDEINRYEEKTLLELEYLLSEIHEELVKCTHSKHSWKDKCFDACVQLNHQCKDKLKACLQKAYRTTVHTILEKKEREWKEKYEELVSNVNKEAYSCLQRGEGETGDVTRPPVYNVGHQEVQGRLRRRPPLQETGTDKGQKCTKRNLGSQENFCCEHCCQELEKREAVCQDLKRELEIARKHLQLAVKECEAKSEQIQENEKVLQALVAENSEMKTKLKDLGTPPRSLSKGGVSKPCTSCDSVKGLEEMRAQYIKAVSKIKCDMLCYIRESKERAAEMIKVEVLRERQETARKMRKYYLTCLQQLLTDNGKHEGAEKKIMNAASKLATMAKGLETPLRHILQSKSTCSALLLNSDLPQGVEYSKRDCMLQTRSNCMESKSCSESITKKANDKVAQKCLLHDLRQQFDTMQTETQHMLHETVTSNIQNGNNSKNLDGASRDALPEFYPNENGRREKYSPIINVDKGLMCATSTIAHQNAPPSAFQVTIENMHAPSFTSGHAISGPTHHMLKSKNDRTVLKEDKCVQSRGKWKAKSKRTQEFDFQESPEREEGSSSEWSSVNGSLRLDGSDTPLMNLEQKASTNVQAQTAYCEEFPHIRSFSPADENVVTTRKDTSNGNGKILSTKSSTEVCSRGHLITNPEHTSFLNSDKSNSAVTQLDVLPDSNVGKRCNKCLEKNSVGSPVSSAR; the protein is encoded by the exons ATGCTCCAAAGGAACATCTTAAG TGGCCAATCACCAGAATCTTACAAAGTAACTTATAAACCATACCAAAATGGCATTCATCAAAAAATTCCAGTAATCcaagaaggaacaagaaaaaatgaagtgtTTGAAGATTTGCAACATGAATTCTTGGGCAATGATGATA ATTCTTCAGAAAGTATGCAGATTCTTCAACTTCAAGTTCTAAATAAAGCGAGAGAAAGACAACTGGAAGAACTTAATGAAAAGCTAGAAAAGAGTGCACAGCAGATTAGGTACTTGAATCATCAGCTTTCAATGGTCAAAG ATGAAAAGGATGGTTTGGCTGTTAGTCTTCATGAATCTCAAAAACTCTATCAGAATGGAAAGGAACGGGAAGTGCATCTTGAAGGTCAAATAAAGGCCCTTGAAACTCAAATTCAGACTCTTACTACCAATGAGGAGCAG ATATTGAAGCAATCAAAAGTGGCAGAGGTAGCCATGGAAAGCATGCAGAAGCAGCTGTTAGAACTTCAGCGATCAGATGCCCTTCAACGAGCCAGAGAACAACATGAGGCCATTATTTCGGCACTCAAGCAGAAGTATGAAAAGCAAGTATTATCATTAGAGCAGAAACTTGATACTACAAAATCTGCACTCCAAGAGCAG AAAGAGCTTTGCAAAAATCTAGGAGACTATGTTAAGCAACTTGAAAAAATGCTGGAAGAAACCAAATGCgaaaaaactgaaataataaatcGACTGACAAGAAGCCTAGAAGAAAGTCAAAAGCAATGTGCAAATTTACTGCAAACAG GCTCGATGCAGGAGACAAATCAGTTACGGTTTCAATTGCAACAAGCTCAGTCTGCGCACATGATAAGCAATAACATGAACAAGGCTTTGCAg GAAGAATTAATGGAACTGAAGGAAGAAATAGCTTTGTATGAATCTGCTGCCAAGCTTGGAGTATTTTTGAATGATGCGGGTGGAGAGCTGCATACGAACCTGGGTGATTCCTATGTAGatttgggaattaaaaaaatcGCTGGGAAGAAACCAAGGTTCTGCAG TGCAATACAGAAGAGAGACATGGATGAAGAGCTCTCTAAAGATGAAATTATTGTAGAATTAAAAGCTGAGCTGGAACGTTTATTGAGCAGTAATAAAATGAAGAGAAACCAGATTACCCAATTACAAAATGATCTTAAAGATTGCCAGAAGACattagaggaatacaagcagttgttgaaagcagaaaaagcatcaAAAGAGTCAGAG cCTGTCACAAATCCGAATGATAAGTTGGCGGCCAGTCCTTTGGTTTCTGATAATCTTAAGGAAGAAGTTCTGAGACTCAGAAAGGCTAATGAAACTTTGCTGCAAGAAGTTGAG AACCGTACTTCAACTATTGAAGAACTGAAAGAAAGTGaggaaaaattgaaaagcttAAATCAAGATCTCTGTTGTCAGATGAGAAAGATGGTTCAGGATTTTGATCAGGATAAACAAGAAGCCATTGACAG GTGTGAAAGAACTTACCAGCAACATCATGAAGATACAAAAGCACATTTTGAGAAAGACCTGATGGAGAGGTATGctgcagaaaaacagcagcttATTCAAACTTATGAAGAGACAATCTCGCAATTCAA GGTTAACATAGATGAGCTCAACAGAGAGGTGACTGCAGTGAAGGAATGTTACATTGGAGTCTGTGCGGAGAAGGACACCTTGGAAGCTACTTTAAGGCAGAAATTTgagcaagagcagcagctgaaggaagagaag ctCAAGAAACGgctactagaagaaaaagaagactcTCTTAACCTTTTGAGGACTGAGCTTGAAGAGAGACACAACAGTTCTATGATAGCAGCAAAGAGGCAGTggctggaagaaaaagaacagcaggTTGAAGAGGAAGTTGCATTAGCCAAAGTTCactgggagaaggaagaaaaagag aataaAGAACAAGCCTTTGCAAAAATACAAAGGGAATGGCAAAGTAGGCTGGAAGAAACGAGAAGAACTGTAGTTGAATGTAATGACTGCAGCAGCCAAACTGACCAAGTAACAGTTGTGGATGAAGCTTCAACTAAAGAATTAGAAGGGATTGTTGGAGTCCAAAGGCTGCAGATCCAGAAGGCTCTGAAAGAAAATATGGCCTCTGAAGAGGCCTTAAAAGAGTTTGAAAtagaactggaaaataaatacCGTAAAAATCTTGCCAGCCAG GTAGATGCAGCTTTAACCCAAGCTCATGCCAGGTGGCTGCAAGAATTAACAGACCTCAAAGAGTACAAAGTAAATCTAAAGATAGaacaagaaaaatgggaaaaggaacaCAAAGAGACTGCAGCAAAGCAG TTAGCCCTAGTTCTGTCAGCTgctgaagagaaatggaagaaagaataTGAGAATACAGAGATGTCTGGACCAAGAATGAAAGAACTTGAAGAAAAGGTAATTTCTCTCAAGAAGGAATTGGagctaaagaaagaagaaatccctGCAGCTATCAAAGCAGAACTAGCAAAAGCCCGTGCTCAGtggaacaaagaaaagcaagaagaaatctTGCAGATACAAGAGCAAAATGAGAGAGACTACCGATCATTCTTAGATGATCATAGAAACAGAATTAAAGAGGTACTTGCAGCAGCAAAGGAGGAtcttgcaaagcagaaaaatgacCTCTCCATTcagaaacaggcagaaataaaGATGTTACTAGACCAAAAGCAGCGAGAATGGGAGGCTCAGGAAGCAAAGAGACTGAAAGATGAAATTAATCGGTATGAGGAGAAGACTCTGCTTGAGCTTGAGTACTTGTTGAGTGAAATCCATGAAGAGCTAGTCAAGTGCACACATAGTAAGCATTCTTGGAAGGATAAGTGTTTTGATGCTTGTGTTCAATTAAACCACCAGTGCAAAGACAAACTGAAGGCTTGCTTACAAAAGGCCTACAGAACCACAGTTCACACgattctggaaaagaaagagcGAGAATGGAAAGAG AAATATGAAGAGCTAGTGAGTAATGTAAATAAAGAAGCATACTCTTGCCTACAACGTGGTGAAGGAGAAACTGGGGACGTGACAAGACCTCCTGTGTACAATGTTGGACACCAAGAAGTGCAAGGGAGGCTAAGGAGACGGCCACCCTTGCAGGAAACTGGAACAGACAAAG GTCAGAAATGTACAAAAAGGAACCTTGGGTCTCAGGAAAATTTTTGCTGTGAACACTGCTGCCAGGAGCTTGAAAAAAGAGAGGCTGTGTGCCAGGACTTAAAAAGAGAGCTGGAGATAGCCCGCAAACATCTTCAGCTTGCTGTGAAAGAATGTGAAGCTAAGTCAGAACAAATACAAG AAAATGAGAAGGTTCTACAAGCTCTAGTTGCAGAAAACTCTGAGATGAAGACTAAACTGAAAGACCTGGGAACACCaccaag ATCACTGTCAAAGGGAGGCGTCTCAAAACCTTGTACATCCTGTGACTCTGTGAAAGGGCTAGAAGAAATGCGTGCTCAGTACATTAAAGCTGTGAGCAAGATTAAGT GTGACATGCTTTGTTATATCCGTGAAAGTAAGGAGCGAGCTGCTGAAATGATTAAAGTGGAGGTTTTAAGAGAGCGCCAAGAAACGGCACGGAAAATGCGTAAATACTATTTGACATGCCTTCAACAACTTCTTACTGATAATGGGAAACACGAAGG agctgaaaagaaaataatgaatgctGCCAGTAAGCTTGCTACGATGGCTAAAGGACTTGAAACACCTCTTCGACACATTCTCCAAAGCAAATCTACCTGCTCAG CTCTGCTGTTAAATTCTGATCTACCACAGGGAGTCGAGTACTCAAAAAGAGATTGCATGCTTCAGACAAGGTCAAACTGTATGGAAAGCAAATCATGTAGTGAAAGCATTACCAAAAAAGCCAATGATAAAGTCGCCCAGAAATGTCTACTACATGACTTGAGACAGCAGTTTGATACAATGCAGACTGAAACTCAACATATGCTTCATGAAACAGTGACTTCAAATATTCAGAATGGGAATAATTCTAAAAATCTGGATGGTGCTTCAAGAGATGCTCTGCCAGAGTTTTATccaaatgaaaatggaagaagagaaaaatacagccCCATCATAAATGTAGACAAAGGACTCATGTGTGCTACTAGTACTATAGCACATCAGAACGCTCCTCCATCTGCTTTTCAAGTAACAATAGAAAATATGCATGCACCCAGCTTTACAAGTGGCCATGCCATCTCTGGGCCAACTCATCATATGCTTAAGAGCAAGAATGATAGAACAGTCTTGAAGGAGGATAAATGTGTCCAGTCACGTGGAAAATGGAAAGCTAAATCTAAAAGAACTCAGGAATTTG